A window of the Planococcus citri chromosome 4, ihPlaCitr1.1, whole genome shotgun sequence genome harbors these coding sequences:
- the LOC135843155 gene encoding uncharacterized protein LOC135843155 isoform X2, whose product MPKFLSLCVMKKLSLIICLLEFITIHSSFGVVYKEFICQNLNVLGRPQTDCFGDGEILTLPNSIGRNVQELNVEAFLKSSFAINSIDTFARFENLSVLDIRTGKSFHVDEKLQKPDTRDQLRKYLFHLPKLETLIIHYEEFNDVNNSWVLPPNLKELHLHHSVLEFDLNSCSVLETLIFNNNKLKKMPTLPNPPPPLRVLSLTLETSLDDFTVDDIAPLCTLRRLELVMYASEDDHKRRCECNRLKEFISGLDLPNGDGYAGEYAVASDVNLICPIDDPNDCDNYTLDDAWKKREMCLWSHYGVVPRSLIKNLIVFVLMVIVIAVLITSYGIHCFRMRPKRTTFIVEKKSVL is encoded by the exons ATGCCCAAGTTTTTATCGTTATGTGTAATGAAGAAGTTATCTTTGATAATATGTTTGTTAG aatttataaCGATTCATTCGAGTTTTGGAGTAGTTTATAAAGAAttcatttgccaaaatttaaacgTTTTAGGCAGACCACAAACGGACTGTTTTGGTGATGGTGAAATACTAACACTTCCTAATTCCATTGGTAGAAATGTGCAA gaGCTAAACGTAGAAGCATTCCTCAAATCATCCTTCGCCATCAACAGTATCGACACGTTCGCTCGTTTTGAAAACCTATCCGTACTAGATATTCGCACTGGGAAAAGTTTCCACGTAGATGAAAAGCTGCAAAAACCAGATACTCGCGATCAGTTACGAAAATACTTATTTCACTTGCCCAAATTGGAAACTTTGATTATCCACTACGAAGAATTCAACGATGTCAATAACTCTTGGGTATTGCCTCCGAACTTGAAAGAGTTACATTTACACCACAGTGTGCTGGAATTCGACCTAAACTCTTGCTCTGTCCTCGAAACCCTCATCTTCAATAacaacaagttgaaaaaaatgccaacgtTGCCTAATCCCCCTCCCCCGTTAAGAGTGTTATCTTTGACGTTGGAAACTTCCTTAGATGACTTCACAGTGGACGATATCGCGCCTCTGTGTACACTTCGACGTTTGGAGTTGGTTATGTATGCTTCTGAAGACGATCATAAAAGGAGATGCGAATGTAATCGGTTGAAAGAATTCATCTCCGGGTTGGATTTGCCGAATGGTGATGGATACGCTGGTGAATACGCGGTTGCTTCGGATGTCAATTTGATTTGCCCTATTGACGATC CTAACGATTGCGATAATTACACGTTGGACGACGCgtggaaaaaaagagaaatgtgTTTATGGAGTCATTATGGTGTTGTGCCCAGAAgtctgataaaaaatttaatagtgTTCGTGTTGATGGTTATTGTGATCGCAGTGCTGATAACGTCCTATGGTATTCATTGTTTCAGAATGCGACCTAAACGTACTACATTCA TTGTTGAAAAGAAATCTGTATTGTGA
- the LOC135843155 gene encoding uncharacterized protein LOC135843155 isoform X1: MPKFLSLCVMKKLSLIICLLEFITIHSSFGVVYKEFICQNLNVLGRPQTDCFGDGEILTLPNSIGRNVQELNVEAFLKSSFAINSIDTFARFENLSVLDIRTGKSFHVDEKLQKPDTRDQLRKYLFHLPKLETLIIHYEEFNDVNNSWVLPPNLKELHLHHSVLEFDLNSCSVLETLIFNNNKLKKMPTLPNPPPPLRVLSLTLETSLDDFTVDDIAPLCTLRRLELVMYASEDDHKRRCECNRLKEFISGLDLPNGDGYAGEYAVASDVNLICPIDDPNDCDNYTLDDAWKKREMCLWSHYGVVPRSLIKNLIVFVLMVIVIAVLITSYGIHCFRMRPKRTTFKVVEKKSVL; this comes from the exons ATGCCCAAGTTTTTATCGTTATGTGTAATGAAGAAGTTATCTTTGATAATATGTTTGTTAG aatttataaCGATTCATTCGAGTTTTGGAGTAGTTTATAAAGAAttcatttgccaaaatttaaacgTTTTAGGCAGACCACAAACGGACTGTTTTGGTGATGGTGAAATACTAACACTTCCTAATTCCATTGGTAGAAATGTGCAA gaGCTAAACGTAGAAGCATTCCTCAAATCATCCTTCGCCATCAACAGTATCGACACGTTCGCTCGTTTTGAAAACCTATCCGTACTAGATATTCGCACTGGGAAAAGTTTCCACGTAGATGAAAAGCTGCAAAAACCAGATACTCGCGATCAGTTACGAAAATACTTATTTCACTTGCCCAAATTGGAAACTTTGATTATCCACTACGAAGAATTCAACGATGTCAATAACTCTTGGGTATTGCCTCCGAACTTGAAAGAGTTACATTTACACCACAGTGTGCTGGAATTCGACCTAAACTCTTGCTCTGTCCTCGAAACCCTCATCTTCAATAacaacaagttgaaaaaaatgccaacgtTGCCTAATCCCCCTCCCCCGTTAAGAGTGTTATCTTTGACGTTGGAAACTTCCTTAGATGACTTCACAGTGGACGATATCGCGCCTCTGTGTACACTTCGACGTTTGGAGTTGGTTATGTATGCTTCTGAAGACGATCATAAAAGGAGATGCGAATGTAATCGGTTGAAAGAATTCATCTCCGGGTTGGATTTGCCGAATGGTGATGGATACGCTGGTGAATACGCGGTTGCTTCGGATGTCAATTTGATTTGCCCTATTGACGATC CTAACGATTGCGATAATTACACGTTGGACGACGCgtggaaaaaaagagaaatgtgTTTATGGAGTCATTATGGTGTTGTGCCCAGAAgtctgataaaaaatttaatagtgTTCGTGTTGATGGTTATTGTGATCGCAGTGCTGATAACGTCCTATGGTATTCATTGTTTCAGAATGCGACCTAAACGTACTACATTCA AAGTTGTTGAAAAGAAATCTGTATTGTGA
- the LOC135843156 gene encoding lactoylglutathione lyase-like: MIVECVLLCLFSSITSSVLSSDSSPPLTYDEAKALTTSNDSSTSGFYFQQTMYRIKDPEKSLKFYGQVLGMNLLTKVDFPKMKFTLYFLGYEPDDEINRGDMDQEMNWMLSKKGVLELTHNWGTENTASNVTYHNGNSDPRGYGHIGIVVPNVEEACERFEKYNVEFVKKPNDGELKGIAFIKDPDGYWIEILSNRLSLKECGVRV; the protein is encoded by the exons ATGATTGTTGAGTGTGTTTTACTATGCCTTTTCAGCAGTATTACAAGCAGTGTATTATCTTCAG ATTCGTCGCCACCGCTCACTTACGACGAAGCCAAAGCACTCACAACCTCGAACGATTCATCCACATCCGGATTCTACTTCCAACAAACCATGTACAGAATCAAAGACCCTGAAAAAAGCCTGAAATTCTACGGCCAAGTACTAGGCATGAATTTACTCACAAAAgtagattttccaaaaatgaaattcacatTATATTTTCTCGGATACGAGCCCGATGATGAAATCAACAGAGGAGACATGGATCAAGAAATGAATTGGATGTTGTCCAAAAAAGGCGTTTTGGAATTAACTCATAACTGGGGAACTGAGAATACCGCGAGTAATGTAACTTACCATAATGGTAATTCGGATCCTCGAGGTTATGGACATATTGGAATAGTGGTTCCTAATGTTGAAGAAGCTTGCGagagatttgaaaaatacaacgtGGAGTTTGTGAAGAAACCTAATGATGGTGAATTGAAGGGAATCGCTTTTATTAAAGATCCGGATGGGTATTGGATTGAAATATTGTCGAATCGTCTTTCGTTGAAAGAATGTGGTGTCAGGGTCTGA
- the LOC135843840 gene encoding tol-Pal system protein TolA: MTQQRRYGCPWGKCSCAAKAERTECMCVRCPFITYAIAFLEQHKKEQGIEDGKFSHRKRKGKGNAHLHLCRRVSQKTRVKKMLKTIRIKKVAAAAAAAAAEAEAAAAAAEAEAPAAEAEAQAEAAAAAAAAEAEAAAAEAEAAAAEAEAEAAAAAAAAAAEAEAAAAKAEAAAAAAEEEITWLKTLRSEISVLVDNL; the protein is encoded by the exons ATGACGCAGCAAAGGCGGTATGGATGCCCTTGGGGAAAGTGCTCGTGCGCCGCAAAGGCCGAGCGCACTGAGTGCATGTGCGTAAGGTGCCCGTTCATCACCTACGCAATCGCGTTTTTGGAACAACACAAGAAAGAACAGGGTATCGAGGATGGGAAGTTCTCGCACCGGAAACGAAAGGGCAAAGGGAACGCGCACCTCCACCTGTGTCGCCGAGTTAGTCAAAAGACGAGggtcaaaaaaatgctgaa AACCATTAGAATCAAGAAAGTAGCTGCAGCGGCGGCGGCAGCTGCAGCGGAGGCAGAAGCAGCGGCAGCTGCAGCAGAGGCAGAAGCACCAGCAGCGGAGGCGGAGGCGCAGGCAGAAGCAGCGGCAGCGGCAGCTGCAGCAGAGGCAGAAGCAGCGGCAGCAGAGGCAGAAGCAGCAGCAGCGGAGGCGGAGGCAGAAGCAGCGGCAGCAGCAGCGGCAGCTGCAGCAGAGGCAGAAGCAGCTGCAGCGAAGGCAGAAGCAGCGGCAGCAGCTGCGGAGGAAGAAATCACATGGCTGAAAACATTGAGGTCCGAAATTTCTGTTTTGGTGGATAATCTATGA